One part of the Deltaproteobacteria bacterium genome encodes these proteins:
- a CDS encoding ABC transporter substrate-binding protein yields MKKIALIATFIVLTAVAIFQIRNMVSSRDQPLPEPVRMAYLQNDIHHLALWVALDKGFFRDEGVDVQISGIFRAGPEIMNAFSAGALDMAYVGEAPSTFAVANVKSDVKVVAQVNTEGSALVVAAGQTDIEDVSALKGKNVAIPGHATVQDFLLKKALTTAGVDPSEVNLIILKPPEMIGALRSGQIDAFIAWEPYPSKAFIAGVGRVLAGSHDIWPDHPCCVLVSDTAFMEAHPARVAKVLRAHVRATDFIKANPEEALRVGVKYTGMDKATVRKALRSVTYTYIPSIEGEKEYVRFLSELGYIKVSDPDSFVSGFIKSGLLDRIEDR; encoded by the coding sequence ATGAAGAAAATTGCTCTTATCGCGACATTTATCGTGCTTACCGCAGTGGCGATCTTCCAGATAAGAAATATGGTTTCAAGCAGAGATCAGCCTTTACCGGAGCCCGTCAGAATGGCGTATCTGCAAAATGACATCCATCATCTCGCGCTATGGGTCGCTCTGGATAAAGGCTTCTTCAGGGATGAGGGTGTCGATGTCCAGATAAGCGGTATTTTCAGGGCCGGGCCGGAGATCATGAACGCCTTTTCCGCCGGTGCCCTGGACATGGCCTACGTGGGCGAGGCGCCTTCGACCTTCGCGGTGGCCAACGTGAAGAGCGACGTGAAGGTGGTGGCACAGGTCAACACGGAGGGGTCGGCCCTGGTGGTGGCCGCCGGCCAAACGGATATAGAGGACGTTTCAGCCCTGAAGGGAAAGAATGTGGCAATCCCGGGCCATGCGACGGTCCAGGATTTTCTGCTCAAGAAGGCGCTCACAACAGCTGGGGTGGACCCGTCGGAGGTCAACCTTATCATCCTTAAGCCGCCCGAGATGATCGGTGCTCTACGCTCCGGCCAGATAGACGCGTTCATCGCCTGGGAACCATATCCCTCCAAGGCGTTTATAGCCGGTGTCGGCAGAGTCCTGGCCGGCTCCCACGATATCTGGCCTGATCATCCCTGCTGCGTCCTGGTGTCAGACACCGCCTTTATGGAGGCCCACCCCGCCAGGGTGGCAAAGGTCCTCAGGGCCCACGTCCGGGCAACGGATTTCATAAAGGCGAATCCAGAGGAGGCGTTGCGTGTGGGGGTCAAGTACACGGGAATGGATAAAGCCACGGTGCGCAAGGCCCTCAGATCGGTGACTTATACCTACATCCCCAGCATCGAGGGTGAGAAGGAGTACGTCCGTTTCCTGTCTGAACTCGGATATATCAAAGTCTCCGACCCTGACTCCTTCGTCTCCGGATTCATCAAGTCGGGTCTCCTGGACAGGATCGAGGACAGATGA
- a CDS encoding ABC transporter permease, translating into MRGKQLIPLLLLILAWQALSSLGGVPSYKLPSPLQVLAGLMDLIKVGLPPGHRLHMHILYSLHRVSLGYLFAAVTAIPMGLAMGWSRRFRNMIGPLLELFRPIPPLAWIPIAILWFGIGTKSAVFIIFLGAFFPILLNTASGVLAVDPLLVEAVLTLNGRNRDVILKVLIPGAVPSIMTGLRIGVGLGWMTLVAAEFSGVKQGYGLGYMIMTARDILRPDEILAGMFVIGLIGLTIDGGLRLLEKNLVKWR; encoded by the coding sequence ATGAGAGGAAAGCAGCTGATCCCGCTTCTCCTTCTGATCCTTGCCTGGCAGGCCTTGAGTTCGCTGGGCGGAGTCCCGTCCTACAAACTGCCCTCGCCGCTCCAGGTTCTCGCGGGCCTCATGGATCTGATAAAAGTGGGTCTGCCGCCTGGGCACCGCCTGCACATGCACATCCTGTATAGCCTACATAGGGTTTCTCTGGGGTACCTGTTCGCCGCCGTGACTGCGATTCCCATGGGACTCGCGATGGGCTGGTCCAGGAGGTTCCGCAACATGATTGGACCGCTGCTGGAGCTGTTCAGGCCCATCCCCCCGCTGGCCTGGATCCCCATCGCCATCCTGTGGTTCGGTATCGGGACAAAGTCAGCAGTGTTTATCATTTTCCTGGGCGCTTTCTTTCCGATCCTGCTCAATACAGCCTCCGGAGTCCTGGCGGTGGACCCCCTCCTGGTGGAAGCGGTCCTGACGCTCAACGGCCGTAACAGGGACGTCATTTTGAAGGTCCTCATTCCCGGTGCAGTCCCCTCGATCATGACCGGCTTGAGGATCGGCGTCGGCCTGGGATGGATGACCCTGGTGGCGGCGGAGTTCTCCGGCGTCAAGCAGGGTTACGGTTTAGGGTATATGATCATGACGGCCAGGGATATCCTGCGTCCGGATGAGATCCTGGCGGGGATGTTCGTGATCGGATTGATCGGACTCACCATAGACGGCGGCCTGCGGCTGCTTGAAAAGAATCTCGTCAAATGGAGATAG
- a CDS encoding ABC transporter ATP-binding protein, with protein sequence MALSLTLSNMTKVYPENDSSRQVRVLDGIDCHIEKGEFFSVVGPSGCGKTTLLRILAGLESATGGRCLVNGDAIVRNDRRVGMIFQEFALLPWRTTVQNIEVGLEILGVPRKERQVEALRYINEFGLEGFENTYPRMLSGGMKQRVAIARTLVTNPEVVLMDEPFGSLDSQSRMEMQNFLLDVWDRRKMTVVFVTHSVNEAVYLGDRVMVLSKRPSRLMDIIDARIPRPRDRTSPELMELKKEILELCTAR encoded by the coding sequence ATGGCACTGAGCCTTACACTGTCCAACATGACCAAGGTGTACCCGGAGAACGACTCATCCCGGCAGGTCCGGGTCCTCGACGGGATTGACTGCCACATTGAAAAAGGGGAGTTTTTTTCCGTCGTCGGACCCAGTGGGTGCGGGAAAACAACCCTGTTGAGAATTCTCGCCGGTTTGGAAAGCGCCACAGGGGGCCGCTGTCTGGTCAACGGGGACGCCATTGTCCGAAACGATCGGCGGGTGGGGATGATCTTCCAGGAGTTTGCCCTTTTGCCCTGGAGGACAACGGTGCAGAATATCGAGGTGGGGTTGGAGATCCTGGGTGTCCCCAGGAAGGAAAGGCAGGTTGAAGCTCTCCGATACATCAATGAGTTCGGACTCGAGGGTTTCGAGAACACCTATCCCAGGATGCTGTCCGGCGGCATGAAGCAGAGGGTGGCCATAGCCAGGACCCTTGTCACCAACCCCGAGGTTGTGCTGATGGATGAGCCCTTCGGCTCACTGGACAGCCAGTCCAGGATGGAGATGCAGAACTTCCTGCTCGACGTCTGGGACCGGCGCAAAATGACGGTGGTATTTGTCACCCATAGCGTGAACGAGGCGGTCTATCTGGGCGACAGGGTGATGGTCCTGTCCAAACGGCCATCGAGGCTCATGGACATCATCGATGCCAGGATTCCCAGACCCAGAGACCGGACAAGTCCTGAACTGATGGAGCTCAAGAAGGAGATCCTGGAACTGTGCACGGCCCGCTGA
- a CDS encoding hydantoinase B/oxoprolinase family protein: protein MNINPILIEVFKNRFSSISEEMGVTLMRTGFSPNIKERRDFSCAVFDAEGQMIAQAAHIPVHLGSMPMSVMSAIESATLEEGDMVILNDPYKGGTHLPDITIVAPVYAGRKAPAFYVANRAHHADVGGMSSGSMPLSSSIFQEGIIIPPLKIVEGGSIDAKLMTFILNNVRTPTEREGDFAAQIMSNMTGVRRTSELVEKYSFKTVEFYAKSLMDYAEKITRLTIRDIPDGTYSFEDYMDDDGISEEEIKIAVSVTIKGDEATIDFRGSDKQARGCVNAVYAITLSAVLYVFRTLVGRDIPTNAGCLRPLEIITDKGTIVDARIPAPVAGGNVETSQRIVDVVFGALSQALPGKIPAASQGTMNNITIGGIDPRNGKPFAYYETIAGGMGAAAGNDGESAVHSHMTNTLNTPIEALEYSFPFLVTEYSIRRGTGGRGLYRGGEGLVREIHLLSEAEITVLSERRRHRPYGLYGGEPGAAGRNIVQHSGKWIEKGGKFSATLQKDDIIRIETPGGGGYGHK, encoded by the coding sequence ATGAACATTAATCCTATCTTAATAGAAGTATTCAAAAACCGATTCTCCTCCATCTCCGAGGAAATGGGTGTGACGCTGATGCGAACGGGATTCTCGCCGAACATAAAGGAGAGGAGGGACTTTTCCTGCGCCGTCTTTGATGCGGAAGGCCAGATGATAGCACAGGCGGCTCACATACCCGTTCACCTCGGCTCCATGCCTATGTCCGTAATGTCGGCCATTGAAAGCGCTACGTTAGAGGAGGGAGATATGGTGATCCTCAACGACCCGTACAAGGGCGGCACTCACCTGCCGGACATAACAATCGTCGCTCCTGTGTACGCAGGCCGAAAGGCGCCCGCCTTCTACGTAGCCAACAGGGCTCACCATGCCGATGTCGGGGGCATGAGCTCCGGCTCCATGCCGCTTTCAAGTTCCATCTTTCAGGAGGGTATTATCATCCCGCCCCTCAAAATCGTCGAGGGAGGAAGCATTGATGCAAAGCTGATGACGTTCATCCTGAATAACGTCCGGACGCCCACCGAAAGAGAGGGGGATTTCGCCGCCCAGATCATGAGCAATATGACGGGAGTTCGCAGAACCTCGGAACTGGTAGAGAAATATTCGTTCAAGACCGTGGAATTTTACGCGAAAAGCCTGATGGACTACGCCGAGAAAATCACCCGTCTTACGATCAGGGACATACCTGACGGCACCTACTCCTTTGAGGACTACATGGACGACGATGGGATCAGTGAGGAGGAAATCAAAATCGCCGTCTCCGTAACCATAAAGGGCGACGAAGCGACCATCGACTTCAGAGGGTCTGACAAGCAGGCCAGGGGATGTGTGAACGCGGTATATGCTATTACACTCTCGGCGGTTCTTTACGTATTCCGTACCCTTGTTGGAAGGGATATTCCCACAAACGCCGGTTGCCTCAGGCCCCTGGAGATTATTACCGATAAGGGCACAATAGTGGATGCCCGCATCCCGGCCCCTGTGGCGGGCGGGAATGTGGAAACATCTCAGCGCATAGTAGATGTGGTGTTCGGCGCCCTCTCCCAGGCTCTGCCGGGAAAAATTCCAGCCGCCAGTCAAGGGACCATGAACAATATAACAATAGGGGGTATCGATCCCAGGAATGGGAAGCCCTTCGCTTATTACGAAACTATCGCCGGTGGCATGGGGGCTGCGGCAGGAAACGATGGAGAGAGCGCGGTCCACTCACACATGACGAATACACTCAACACGCCGATAGAGGCCCTGGAATACAGTTTCCCCTTTCTCGTAACGGAGTATTCCATACGCCGAGGAACCGGCGGCAGAGGACTCTACAGGGGCGGTGAAGGCCTTGTCAGGGAGATCCATCTGCTGTCTGAAGCGGAGATCACCGTTCTATCGGAAAGGAGAAGACATCGGCCGTACGGCCTTTACGGAGGGGAGCCCGGTGCTGCCGGGAGGAATATCGTCCAGCATTCGGGCAAGTGGATTGAGAAGGGCGGCAAGTTCTCGGCCACTCTTCAGAAGGACGACATAATAAGGATTGAAACACCGGGTGGAGGGGGGTATGGACATAAATAA